The window AGTTGAATTTCCAGCTGGTGCGCCATATTTTGATAATAGTAAAGAAGTAGCGGATCATATTAAAAAAGCTCTACCACAGTACTTAGGTAAGATGTATATGCCACCAATGCCAATGGATGTCCCAGCTATGGGTTCAGAAGATTTTGCTTATATTTCACATGAAATTCCATCTTCCGTTATGATGATTGCAGCAAGTGACTTGAGAAAAGGCGGCGTTTACGGCGTTCATCATCCAAAACTAGTCTTAGATGAGGAATGTATGCCATACGGAGCGGCAGCATATGTGGGTGTAGCTTTAAGTTGGTTAGAAGATAATCAATAGAAAAGAGTGGCTGAAAAGGATACTGCCCTTCAAAAGTTAGACAAAAAAATCTAATTTTGCGTGTCAACTATTTAATTCACGTTATTTATTGAATTTCTTTTTTTAAATTGGCAGATTATGAATAATATAACAACTGAGTAACCTATAATTGCAAAAATAGAAACATCTTTCCCATAATCTCCACCTGTTAACAATGTGTTATTAGTTTTAACTAAATAACCTGCGATACTTCTATCGTTTATTGTCGTTCCAATCGAAAATATATTTTCAAACATAATAGCATTCCAAATAGTATGTAATGTAATGCTAGCCCATATTGTATGATGATAGTTGGCCATGACAGAAAACATAGTTCCTACTAATGTTCCACCAACAAGTAATAAGATCATGCTAGTATAGTTATATGCTCCTTGTATATGTAAAGCACCAAATAAAATCGAAGACAATAATATTCCAATAAAAACTCCATACTTACTTTTAATATAATTCATTATAAATCCTCTGAATATTAATTCTTCGACAATTCCAGCAGCCATCCCCATAAAAATGCCTATAATTATATTTATATAATCGACGTTCTTATTGAAATATAACTCACCTTTTAAAGTGATGCTCATTATGAATATGATTGAAACAGGTAGTAATATACCCATTAAGACCCATTCTTTTTTTAATTTGAATTTTGTCATAAGAAAAGAGTTCAAAGGCTGCTTTAAAAATTTTGTTATGATCAATTTCAATAAAAGATAGGTTACAATTACATAGGTTATGCTACATAATACATTTGGAATAATTCCATTTCCCATTAAATTATAGTAAATATTTGAAATGATATTTGCTAGAAATAAAGGAGCTATTCCAAGTAGAGACATACTTATAACTTTGATTAGATTTTTCATTGGTGAATCTCCTAAATTAGATTTTTCCTTGCTATATGTAATATATAGCAAGGAAGATACTTATGCATCCGCCTCTAGACTTAACTTAGCCCCGTTAAGTAACAATAATACGACTGTTATGCTAAAAAATAATAAGATATGAATTTCAGGTTACACTAAATGAATTTTTTTTTATATTAATTACTTTCTTCTTATAGTTCGTTATTCTTTTTGATTATCACATACTTAATTTTTGCAATTTATACTACTTATAAACCTTTATTTAATAGTGATGCTCACTTTGATTGCCCCCTGTGCAAGCAATGATTGCTAGCGGAAAATAGAGAAATAAGGGATAGTGAAGGTATCAAATTTAAGGAGTGGTTTTATGAAGAAAATGTTACTTGGTATTCCTATAACTATAGGTGTGTTGACGGCGAATAGTGCTGCAAGTATAACAACGGATGGGAGTTCATCCTAAAGGAAGCTATACTTGTTCAGCAGAAGGATAAGCTTGGGGGAATAATATGTCGGGAACTGGATGATTATCTGCGGCAATAAATGTAAAAGTAAAATAATTGTTACTTTGGAGGAAAAAATGAAAAAATATATAAAAAAATACTCTTTTATTTTATTTCTTACAACTATTTTTTTAGTTGCTTGTAAAAGACCAAATCAAGATGGTTATACTTATTCTAGAGGTGAATTGGATGCGTATACTAGTATTTCAATAATGCCTATTATTTTAATAATTTTATTGACAATTATATATATGTTTTATAAGAACAAGAAAAAATAATTGTGATTTTAAAATATTTTAAATTCCTCCTATAGTTCGAATTATGAAGGTTTACTTATGTAAAAAAATCAACGTATATTGTACCAGGAGTAATATTTTTAGGCGGCTCAACGATTAGTTACGCAAACTACTAAAGCGACTTCTAAAATAACCAATAATAACCTAATTATTCAATAGTGGTCGTCAAGAGCGATAGGGTATAATTCAAATCAAAAAGTTGCCCCGTATATTAGTAAAAAAGCGCAAAAGAAAAGTTTAAACATTTGGAATGATGAAGACAATCAAAATATAACAAAAGCGTATCTTATTAGATTTAATAGGATACGCTTTTGTTATATTTTTTTTTTGGAAATGTCATGAGGTATAAAATGACTATTAGATTGTTTAAGTTACTAAAAAGTTTAGCTGCATATATATTAGATAGAATAGTTTTTTTGAAATATTAAGTAATTAATATAATGAGCGTAAAAGTAATGCACAAAACGCTTATTTGGTATAATTTTTATTATAAAATAACTAGTATTGAATACAAAATAGAAAGGTGTGTGTAATATGGGGTTTAAAAAAATGTTAGCGCTGTTATTAGTTGCTCTGCTTGTATTAGGACAATTTATCAGCAGTTCGGTTGTTATTGCTGAGGAGATAATGGAATCTAGTTATCCGTTAGTTTTTAAAGAAAAAAAAGATATTGAGAATACAGACGATATGAGCTCTGTAAATGTAGTGCCTAATGAAGAACAAGTAGAAGATTCAACAACTAATTCTGAACAAGTAACTAAGATAACTGAATCGTCACTAGAAAAAACAAAAAGTTCGATACCAAAGTCAAGTGTTTCGTCACCCGAAAAAAATACACCTTCTACAAATCAAATTAGTTATTCATCTGAAAGTGTTATTAACTCGTTAGATAATCAGTCAAATGAGAATTATTTAGAAGAATCACAAACATCATCAAAAATTGCACGTAAATCAAAAAACCTTAAACTAACAACAAAATCTGATATTAGCAGTTATTTTAAAGTCGGTGATTTTCAAATTATAAAATCGGATGATACTATTGCTTCAAATACTAACGGAATTAGTCATAGTACAACAGTTGGATTGTCTATTGATTGGGAAGTTAAATTACCAGAAGGACAGTCACTTAGTGCGGGAGATACGGTTGTTATCCCCGTTTTAACAACTGATCGTTCAAATTCTCAAATTAATATTACTAGTTCTGGATTTGAGCAAAATTTATATGATCATGATAGAACGATTATTGGAAAATGGACATTAGTTGGAAGAAGTATTTCCATCGTTTTCAATGAAGAAGTAGAAGGTAAGACTTCTATTACAGATGGTAAAATTACTAGTGATAAAATAGGAGGCGTTAGTTCACTAATTACACAAACAGCAAATGTGACTGTAGGAAATAAAACAAAAGAAATTTTATTTATTAAGCCTACTATAGTTCCTTTACCAAATGTTCAAATTTCTAAATCAGGATCTGAAGGAACGAACCAAGTGAGCTGGATTATTTCGGTTAATACGGTTGGTGTATCAACATTAGGAAGAAGTTTAGGTAAAGAGTACAGTGAATTAAATAATGTAGTAGTTGAAGATACATTAGAAGGTGATGCAGAAATATTTTCGTTTCAAATTAGCGCACCTATTACAGTAACTATGCAAGATGAAAATGATCAGATAGGGGAATTCGGCAATAATGGACTTTACTACTTGCCTGTAACATCGGGATTCCAAAAGATTGATCAATTGCCAGGTGAATCATACAGTGAATTTAAAAATCGTTTAACTGAGCTGCAATACGGTTTTTATCGAGAAACAAATGGTGTGACAAAAATTGTAGCTAAATTTGGAGATGTAGGGAACAATGGTCTAAGATATACAGATTTTACAAATGGTAACGAGATTGGTACACATTTACATTCTATTTCTACTATTAAAATTAATGAAATTCAAGAAAAAATATATAATACATCATTAGGCTCAGGAAATGTAATTAATGGACAAATCGGGCGTTTTGCGATTCAATTACGAACTTCCTACCCTAATTACGATCAAATAAAAGCACCAAAACAAAACACTGCTACAATTACAGGAAATGATTTAAAAGGACCAGTATTACTAGAGGCACGTGCTGCTAGTAATACTATTACACCTGATAGCTCGTCAGCATTAGCAAGTGATTCAGCTAAATTAATCAAAAAAGATAAAGATACTTCAAAATTATTATCGGGTGCTCAATTCAGGTTACAAAAGAAAAACACTCTTGGTAGTTGGGAAAATTATCAACCGTTGACTGGAGAAGAGATTAAGAAAACAGATGATATGGGAAGTTTAGAGTTTAAAAATCTGCCTGAAGGGGTTTATAGATTTAAAGAAGTAGTGGCACCGGATGGTTATGATATTAATTCTATTGAATATGATATAGAAGAATTTATTATAAATTCTTCTAATAGAGAAGGTATAATTGTGCGTGCAACGAATGACTTAATATCATTAACTAATGTTAGCGGACAAAAAATCTGGGAAGATAATAATAATCAAGACGGTTTGCGTCCTGATGAAATAACGATTATTTTATTTGCTGATGGTGAGGAAGTTCGTCAGCAGACAATAACTGCAGCTAGCCATTGGCAATATTTGTTTTCTGACTTGCCACAGTTTGATGGGCACAGAGAAATAAATTATACAGTTTCCGAATTGGATGTTCCTGGATATGAATCTTATGTAGAAGCGTATGATATTGTCAATAAGCACACGCCTGAAACAATCAACCTATCAGGGAGTAAAAGATGGGAAGACGAAAATGATCGAGATGGTAAACGTCCGGAAACGATAACGGTGAATTTATGGGCAAACGATGAAGTGGTCATAGAAAAAGAGGTGAAAGCCGAAGACAATTGGCAGTATAGCTTCAACGAGCTACCAAAATATAAAGACGGCAAAGCCATCAGTTATCGTGTGAGCGAGTCGCCAGTACCTGATTACACGTCAACAGTTGAGGGATATGACCTCACGAACACGTATACCCCAGGTAAAAGAAGCTACAGTGTCACGAAAGTATGGGAAGACAACGATAACCAAGATGGCATTCGTCCGACAAGTATCGACGTCCAGTTGTATGCGGATGGACGAGCCGAAGGCGATGTGATCCAATTAAGTGAAGCAAACAATTGGCAACACACGTGGGATAACTTACATCAAAAACGCGATAAACAAGACATTGCATATACGGTTAAAGAAGTAGACGTAGCCAAAGGTTACGAAGCAACGATGACAGAAGTTCAAGCGGGACAGGTACTAATCACCAATAAGCACACGCCTGAAACAATCAACCTATCGGGGAGTAAAAGATGGGAAGATGAGAATGATCGAGATGGTAAACGTCCGGAAACGATAACGGTGAATTTATGGGCAAACGATGAAGTGGTCGTAGAAAAAGAGGTGAAAGCCGAAGACAACTGGCAGTATAGCTTCAATGAGTTACCAAAATATAAAGACGGCAAAGCCATCAGTTATCGTGTGAGCGAGTCGCCAGTACCTGATTACACGTCAACAGTTGAGGGATATGACCTCACGAACACGTATACCCCAGGTAAAAGAAGCTACAGTGTCACGAAAGTATGGGAAGACAACGATAACCAAGATGGCATTCGTCCGACAAGTATCGACGTCCAGTTGTATGCGGATGGACGAGCCGAAGGCGATGTGATCCAATTAAGTGAAGCAAACAATTGGCAACACACGTGGGATAACTTACATCAAAAACGCGATAAACAAGACATTGCATATACGGTTAAAGAAGTAGACGTAGCCAAAGGTTACGAAGCAACGATGACAGAAGTTCAAGCGGGACAGGTACTAATCACCAATAAGCACACGCCTGAAACAATCAACCTATCGGGGAGTAAAAGATGGGAAGACGAGAATGATCGAGATGGTAAACGTCCGGAAACGATAACGGTGAATTTATGGGCAAACGATGAAATGGTCGTAGAAAAAGAGGTGAAAGCCGAAGACAACTGGCAGTATAGCTTCAATGAGCTACCAAAATATAAAGACGGCAAAGCCATCAGTTATCGTGTGAGCGAGTCGCCAGTACCTGATTACACGTCAACAGTTGAGGGATATGACCTCACGAACACGTATACCCCAGGTAAAAGAAGCTACAGTGTCACGAAAGTATGGGAAGACAACGATAACCAAGATGGCATTCGTCCGACAAGTATCGACGTCCAGCTGTATGCGGATGGACGAGCCGAAGGCGATGTGATCCAATTAAGTGAAGCAAACAATTGGCAACACACGTGGGATAACTTACATCAAAAACGCGATAAACAAGACATTGCATATACGGTTAAAGAAGTAGACGTAGCCAAAGGTTACGAAGCAACGATGACAGAAGTTCAAGCGGGACAGGTACTAATCACCAATAAGCACACGCCTGAAACAATCAACCTATCGGGGAGTAAAAGATGGGAAGATGAGAATGATCGAGATGGTAAACGTCCGGAAACGATAACGGTGAATTTATGGGCAAACGATGAAGTGGTCGTAGAAAAAGAGGTGAAAGCCGAAGACAACTGGCAGTATAGCTTCAATGAGTTACCAAAATATAAAGACGGCAAAGCCATCAGTTATCGTGTGAGCGAGTCGCCAGTACCTGATTACACGTCAACAGTTGAGGGATATGACCTCACGAACACGTATACCCCAGGTAAAAGAAGCTACAGTGTCACGAAAGTATGGGAAGACAACGATAACCAAGATGGCATTCGTCCGACAAGTATCGACGTCCAGTTGTATGCGGATGGACGAGCCGAAGGCGATGTGATCCAATTAAGTGAAGCAAACAATTGGCAACACACGTGGGATAACTTACATCAAAAACGCGATAAACAAGACATTGCATATACGGTTAAAGAAGTAGACGTAGCCAAAGGTTACGAAGCAACGATGACAGAAGTTCAAGCGGGACAGGTACTAATCACCAATAAGCACACGCCTGAAACAATCAACCTATCGGGGAGTAAAAGATGGGAAGACGAGAATGATCGAGATGGTAAACGTCCGGAAACGATAACGGTGAATTTATGGGCAAACGATGAAATGGTCGTAGAAAAAGAGGTGAAAGCCGAAGACAACTGGCAGTATAGCTTCAACGAGCTACCAAAATATAAAGATGGCAAAGCCATCAGTTATCGTGTGAGCGAGTCGCCAGTACCTGATTACACGTCAACAGTTGAGGGATATGACCTCACGAACACGTATACCCCAGGTAAAAGAAGCTACAGTGTCACGAAAGTATGGGAAGACAACGATAACCAAGATGGCATTCGTCCGACAAGTATCGACGTCCAGCTGTATGCGGATGGACGAGCCGAAGGCGATGTGATCCAATTAAGTGAAGCAAACAATTGGCAACACACGTGGGATAACTTACATCAAAAACGCGATAAACAAGACATTGCATATACGGTTAAAGAAGTAGACGTAGCCAAAGGTTACGAAGCAACGATGACAGAAGTTCAAGCGGGACAGGTACTAATCACCAATAAGCACACGCCTGAAACAATCAACCTATCGGGGAGTAAAAGATGGGAAGACGAGAATGATCGAGATGGTAAACGTCCGGAAACGATAACGGTGAATTTATGGGCAAACGATGAAATGGTCGTAGAAAAAGAGGTGAAAGCCGAAGACAACTGGCAGTATAGCTTCAATGAGCTACCAAAATATAAAGACGGCAAAGCCATCAGTTATCGTGTGAGCGAGTCGCCAGTACCTGATTACACGTCAACAGTTGAGGGATATGACCTCACGAACACGTATACCCCAGGTAAAAGAAGCTACAGTGTCACGAAAGTATGGGAAGACAACGATAACCAAGATGGCATTCGTCCGACAAGTATCGA is drawn from Vagococcus xieshaowenii and contains these coding sequences:
- a CDS encoding Cna B-type domain-containing protein: MGFKKMLALLLVALLVLGQFISSSVVIAEEIMESSYPLVFKEKKDIENTDDMSSVNVVPNEEQVEDSTTNSEQVTKITESSLEKTKSSIPKSSVSSPEKNTPSTNQISYSSESVINSLDNQSNENYLEESQTSSKIARKSKNLKLTTKSDISSYFKVGDFQIIKSDDTIASNTNGISHSTTVGLSIDWEVKLPEGQSLSAGDTVVIPVLTTDRSNSQINITSSGFEQNLYDHDRTIIGKWTLVGRSISIVFNEEVEGKTSITDGKITSDKIGGVSSLITQTANVTVGNKTKEILFIKPTIVPLPNVQISKSGSEGTNQVSWIISVNTVGVSTLGRSLGKEYSELNNVVVEDTLEGDAEIFSFQISAPITVTMQDENDQIGEFGNNGLYYLPVTSGFQKIDQLPGESYSEFKNRLTELQYGFYRETNGVTKIVAKFGDVGNNGLRYTDFTNGNEIGTHLHSISTIKINEIQEKIYNTSLGSGNVINGQIGRFAIQLRTSYPNYDQIKAPKQNTATITGNDLKGPVLLEARAASNTITPDSSSALASDSAKLIKKDKDTSKLLSGAQFRLQKKNTLGSWENYQPLTGEEIKKTDDMGSLEFKNLPEGVYRFKEVVAPDGYDINSIEYDIEEFIINSSNREGIIVRATNDLISLTNVSGQKIWEDNNNQDGLRPDEITIILFADGEEVRQQTITAASHWQYLFSDLPQFDGHREINYTVSELDVPGYESYVEAYDIVNKHTPETINLSGSKRWEDENDRDGKRPETITVNLWANDEVVIEKEVKAEDNWQYSFNELPKYKDGKAISYRVSESPVPDYTSTVEGYDLTNTYTPGKRSYSVTKVWEDNDNQDGIRPTSIDVQLYADGRAEGDVIQLSEANNWQHTWDNLHQKRDKQDIAYTVKEVDVAKGYEATMTEVQAGQVLITNKHTPETINLSGSKRWEDENDRDGKRPETITVNLWANDEVVVEKEVKAEDNWQYSFNELPKYKDGKAISYRVSESPVPDYTSTVEGYDLTNTYTPGKRSYSVTKVWEDNDNQDGIRPTSIDVQLYADGRAEGDVIQLSEANNWQHTWDNLHQKRDKQDIAYTVKEVDVAKGYEATMTEVQAGQVLITNKHTPETINLSGSKRWEDENDRDGKRPETITVNLWANDEMVVEKEVKAEDNWQYSFNELPKYKDGKAISYRVSESPVPDYTSTVEGYDLTNTYTPGKRSYSVTKVWEDNDNQDGIRPTSIDVQLYADGRAEGDVIQLSEANNWQHTWDNLHQKRDKQDIAYTVKEVDVAKGYEATMTEVQAGQVLITNKHTPETINLSGSKRWEDENDRDGKRPETITVNLWANDEVVVEKEVKAEDNWQYSFNELPKYKDGKAISYRVSESPVPDYTSTVEGYDLTNTYTPGKRSYSVTKVWEDNDNQDGIRPTSIDVQLYADGRAEGDVIQLSEANNWQHTWDNLHQKRDKQDIAYTVKEVDVAKGYEATMTEVQAGQVLITNKHTPETINLSGSKRWEDENDRDGKRPETITVNLWANDEMVVEKEVKAEDNWQYSFNELPKYKDGKAISYRVSESPVPDYTSTVEGYDLTNTYTPGKRSYSVTKVWEDNDNQDGIRPTSIDVQLYADGRAEGDVIQLSEANNWQHTWDNLHQKRDKQDIAYTVKEVDVAKGYEATMTEVQAGQVLITNKHTPETINLSGSKRWEDENDRDGKRPETITVNLWANDEMVVEKEVKAEDNWQYSFNELPKYKDGKAISYRVSESPVPDYTSTVEGYDLTNTYTPGKRSYSVTKVWEDNDNQDGIRPTSIDVQLYADGRAEGDVIQLSEANNWQHTWDNLHQKRDKQDITYTVKEVDVAKGYEATMTEVQAGQVLITNKHTPETINLSGSKRWEDENDRDGKRPETITVNLWANDEVVIEKEVKAEDNWQYSFNELPKYKDGKAISYRVSESPVPDYTSTVEGYDLTNTYTPGKRSYSVTKVWEDNDNQDGIRPTSIDVQLYADGRAEGDVIQLSEANNWQHTWDNLHQKRDKQDITYTVKEVDVPAGYQSKVVRSGSASFIINTMKNDEKKLPIQTNFTYINPPKNYRVVNNNETHILPKAGNKREGYYILIGIFSLGVSAFVFRRKFE
- a CDS encoding CPBP family intramembrane glutamic endopeptidase, with translation MKNLIKVISMSLLGIAPLFLANIISNIYYNLMGNGIIPNVLCSITYVIVTYLLLKLIITKFLKQPLNSFLMTKFKLKKEWVLMGILLPVSIIFIMSITLKGELYFNKNVDYINIIIGIFMGMAAGIVEELIFRGFIMNYIKSKYGVFIGILLSSILFGALHIQGAYNYTSMILLLVGGTLVGTMFSVMANYHHTIWASITLHTIWNAIMFENIFSIGTTINDRSIAGYLVKTNNTLLTGGDYGKDVSIFAIIGYSVVILFIICQFKKRNSINNVN